A genome region from Polyodon spathula isolate WHYD16114869_AA chromosome 19, ASM1765450v1, whole genome shotgun sequence includes the following:
- the LOC121294480 gene encoding uncharacterized protein LOC121294480 — translation MSARGSESPPGLPESESSQARAVLTAHAHSSIARSKEQTRDELEKIKRRVQHTVQAFELADNRPSLESLQQANMQFVEDMDHLEVIVGNQVNKKKYQQRVTVFIVGYQQLCGERKHILSQLNEFFIQNAKLGEEDSISTSEYLDIELDDVAMQVKDALTAAERTAVRLAEISQEIISYMSRTAIPNTQKRSRNKLDKAVNQAREDILQLTGKLLQTQADLEYKDERLKEMLKQNEAKFLESQYFRSQLETTKATLSSVQQELGLQISMREAEVRRQAARITELERELQEKGVNQGSNQEVQPPATQDSECVQPGTSTSEAAAMEGPRGQRGEGDPGCGVDIEDLKENSQLRITELQRGNMINVAELQEKLQGQQISQQDAQRELLDTERRQLEAVRQAHEAELRQLRDWQREQRRQLLGVEEFLFEELDFESDFSSSEESQPSITAELEREQQTLLDVDPQHNDNPTNEGAENSLLPEWSLQPEEETGQPPSEEGQEDHSEGTDSTGGSTRVSPSTEGTAVPKEPREEVVSDQALKPNSPETGATALDCKKEEASWGALPTEDRNAMFAVYRKEATIQVEALEAELEKLRQDSRQKTKKLKKLWKESKTKWDTERQVLSERQAAAQRDCEAARTELQRLTQKAPGDQSLLQSTGAQVKETLCGREQGGAAVERAVGVLGAPVSAPGPGGNLKEEGEVDTLSAGFRSIYFMVARFTETLKNTLFKDMNWFAEALETPELSLSGTDPLTAEQLQTALRSSDSQLNSTIAVFSRVLGADSCHSTLPAAEEENTGEAAGKVKGQDMGRAISEEHKPTESPHLHRFTPCTEGRLTAARSPLKLEPESPSDPRRPGEMIMFTHLDLEHNKRVLRHALRRGRVPAQLCQSACREMRMYSELQRQRLAGLVRQYTAYLGMMEVREAITTSNNSSAWHLLPRLQALHVQRLWRWSQHMAGLSELRVQLALSITDTLGSIEEESGIFLIKPVLLWKRQTSLKHSGRIVGRLKVSMKPDPSPTLAPSSQTTASRTQIMKSLSGTKAATTRANQDPVSTVTVLGGGGLRMWSVNDAEPGKPGTQKQERGILPAVPRLLEMDVNKFLISQHHVCMKKLERSSSLDPESASPRLSLRSFLPVDRTVPCSVGLAGKTQVLRESSRM, via the exons ATGAGTGCCCGGGGTTCCGAGTCACCGCCAGGGCTGCCAGAGTCTGAGAGCAGCCAGGCGAGGGCAGTGCTGACTGCGCATGCGCACTCCAGTATCGCACGGAGCAAGGAGCAGACCCGAGACGAGCTGGAGAAGATCAAGAGGAGAGTCCAGCAT acgGTGCAGGCGTTTGAACTGGCCGATAACCGCCCGTCCCTGGAGAGTCTGCAGCAGGCTAACATGCAGTTTGTGGAGGACATG GACCATTTAGAAGTGATTGTAGGGAACCAGGTGAACAAGAAGAAGTACCAGCAGCGGGTGACAGTGTTCATTGTGGGATACCAGCAGCTGTGTGGAGAGAGGAAGCACATTCTCTCCCAGCTCAACGAG TTTTTTATCCAGAATGCTAAACTGGGGGAGGAGGACAGCATCTCCACTTCTGAATACCTGGACATTGAACTGGACGATGTGGCCATGCAG GTAAAGGATGCCCTGACTGCAGCTGAACGGACAGCTGTCAGGCTGGCAGAGATCAGCCAAGAGATTATCAGCTACATGAGCAGAACAGCCATTCCCAACACCCAAAAGAG GTCTCGCAATAAGCTGGACAAGGCAGTGAACCAGGCCAGAGAGGACATCCTCCAGCTGACTGGCAAATTGCTGCAGACACAGGCAG ATCTCGAGTACAAAGATGAGAGACTGAAAGAGATGTTAAAACAAAATGAGGCCAAGTTTCTGGAAAGCCAGTATTTCAGATCCCAGCTGGAAACCACAAAG GCCACTCTGAGCAGTGTCCAGCAGGAGCTGGGGTTGCAGATATCCATGAGGGAGGCAGAGGTGAGGAGACAGGCAGCCCGCATCACTGAGCTGGAGAGAGAGCTGCAGGAGAAGGGAGTCAACCAGGGGAGCAACCAGGAGGTCCAGCCACCAGCCacacag GACAGTGAGTGTGTTCAGCCTGGGACTAGCACCTCTGAAGCAGCCGCCATGGAGGGGCCGCGggggcagagaggagagggggaccCGGGGTGCGGGGTAGATATCGAGGACCTAAAGGAAAACAGCCAGCTACGCATTACAGAGCTGCAGCGGGGCAACATG ATCAATGTTGCTGAGCTCCAAGAGAAACTGCAGGGGCAACAGATCAGCCAGCAAGATGCACAAAGAG AGCTGCTGGACACAGAGAGGCGACAGCTGGAGGCAGTGAGGCAGGCCCACGAGGCAGAGCTCCGGCAACTCCGAGACTGGCAGAGGGAGCAGAGGAGGCAGCTGCTG GGTGTAGAGGAATTCCTGTTTGAGGAGCTGGATTTTGAGAGTGACTTCAGCAGCAGCGAGGAGTCCCAACCCAGCATCACAGCTGAGCTGGAGCGGGAGCAG CAAACATTGTTAGATGTGGATCCACAACATAATGACAACCCAACAAATGAGGGAGCAGAAAATAGTCTTTTACCCGAGTGGTCTCTCCAGCCAGAGGAAGAGACTGGCCAGCCACCCTCGGAGGAGGGACAGGAGGACCACTCTGAGGGGACTGACTCTACTGGAG GGAGCACCAGGGTTTCCCCTAGTACAGAGGGCACTGCTGTACCCAAGGAGCCCAGAGAAGAGGTTGTTTCTGACCAGGCTCTCAAGCCAAATAGTCCAGAAACAGGTGCCACTGCACTTGACTGCAAAAAAGAGGAAGCCAGCTGG GGAGCTTTACCTACTGAAGACCGGAATGCCATGTTTGCAGTTTACAGGAAGGAG GCAACTATCCAGGTTGAAGCTCTAGAAGCAGAGTTAGAAAAGCTGAGACAGGATAGCCGACAAAAAACTAAGAAACTGAAGAAGCTCTGGAAAGAATCAAAAACCAAATGGGACACG GAGCGGCAGGTTCTCTCTGAGAGACAGGCAGCAGCTCAGAGGGATTGTGAAGCTGCCAGGACTGAACTGCAGAGGCTGACCCAG AAGGCACCTGGGGACCAGTCTCTGCTCCAGTCTACAGGAGCCCAGGTGAAGGAGACCCTGTGCGGGAGAGAGCAGGGGGGAGCTGCTGTAG AGAGGGCTGTGGGTGTGCTGGGGGCCCCTGTCTCTGCTCCTGGCCCAGGTGGTAACTTGAAGGAGGAGGGAGAAGTGGACACACTGAGTGCAGGATTCAGGAGTATCTACTTCATGGTGGCCAGGTTCACAGAGACACTCAAAAACACTCTCTTCAAAG ATATGAATTGGTTTGCTGAAGCTTTGGAGACCCCAGAATTGAGTCTGAGTGGCACTGACCCTCTCACAGCAGAACAGCTGCAGACTGCTTTGAGGAGCTCCGACTCGCAACTTAACAGCACCATTGCAG TTTTCAGCAGAGTGCTTGGAGCTGACAGCTGTCACTCAACACTGCCAGCAGCTGAGGAGGAGAACACAGGGGAGGCTGCTGGGAAGGTCAAAGGGCAGGACATGGGGCGAGCCAT ATCCGAGGAACATAAACCCACAGAAAGCCCTCACTTGCACAGATTCACT CCCTGCACTGAGGGAAGGCTCACTGCAGCCCGCTCACCCTTGAAATTGGAGCCGGAGAGCCCCAGTGACCCACGCCGTCCTGGCGAAATGATCATGTTTACCCATCTGGACTTGGAACACAACAAACGAGTGCTCAGACATGCCCTGCGCAGAGGGAGGGTGCCTGCCCAGCTCTGTCAG AGTGCCTGCAGGGAGATGAGGATGTACTCCGAGCTGCAGAGGCAGCGCCTGGCTGGCCTGGTCAGACAGTACACAGCCTACCTGGGGATGATGGAGGTGAGGGAGGCCATAACGACAAGCAACAACTCCTCTGCTTGGCACTTGTTACCACGACTGCAGGCTCTACATGTTCAG AGGCTGTGGCGCTGGAGTCAGCACATGGCTGGGCTCTCTGAACTCAGGGTCCAGCTGGCTCTGTCCATCACTGACACCCTGGGGAGCATTGAGGAGGAGTCGGGCATCTTCCTCATCAAACCTGTGCTGCTCTGGAAGAG ACAGACCTCATTGAAACACTCAGGAAGGATTGTCGGCAGGCTCAAGGTCTCCATGAAACCTGACCCTAGTCCGACTCTGGCCCCCTCCAGCCAGACCACAGCCTCACGGACACAG ATAATGAAGAGTTTATCAGGCACCAAAGCAGCCACCACCAGGGCAAATCAAGACCCGGTTTCCACAGTTACCGTGTTGGGTGGGGGAGGCCTCAGAATGTGGAGTGTAAATGATGCAGAACCGGGGAAACCTGGCACCCAGAAACAAGAAAGGGGCATCCTACCCGCTGTACCCAGGCTACTGGAAATGGATGTCAATAAATTTCTCATCAGCCAACATCACGTATG CATGAAGAAACTTGAAAGGAGTTCCTCCCTGGACCCAGAGTCCGCCAGTCCCAGGCTCAGCTTGAGAAGCTTCCTGCCAGTGGACAGGACAGTGCCCTGCAGCGTGGGCTTGGCAGGGAAGACGCAGGTTTTGAGAGAGAGTAGCAGGATGTGA
- the LOC121295044 gene encoding PCNA-associated factor-like, which translates to MVRTKADSAPATYRKAVAATAPRKSLGASSSANTPANSSAGTPSKNKYAGGNSVCPRPTPTWQKGIGDFFGGPSSRPEKEKEKENQFPSDDEEAGGSGVGKAPRKARPLPDEED; encoded by the exons atGGTGAGGACCAAGGCTGACAGCGCTCCTGCAACTTACAGAAAAG CTGTTGCTGCAACAGCACCCAGAAAGTCCCTAGGGGCCTCCAGCTCTGCAAACACACCTGCCAACTCGTCTGCAGGCACACCTT ccaaaaataaatatgcaggtGGCAACTCTGTGTGCCCCCGGCCAACCCCGACCTGGCAGAAGGGGATCGGCGACTTCTTTGGTGGTCCCAGCAGCCGTCCGgagaaggaaaaggaaaaggagaACCAGTTCCCCTCGGACGATGAGGAGGCAGGGGGCAGCGGGGTGGGGAAGGCACCCAGGAA